From Salipiger profundus, a single genomic window includes:
- a CDS encoding IS5 family transposase, with protein sequence MSRPTPATYRTRNWPAYNDALKRRGSLSIWFDPDMSWDAAPSGRRGRQQSYSDAAIQTCLTMKVLFGMALRQTTGFVESLLRLVGLDWAVPDFSTLSRRQKTLAVNIPYRGSKGPLHLLIDSTGIKVEGEGEWHVRKHGGPKRRVWRKIHLGIDEETLEVRAVEITGSHIGDAPVLPDLLDQIPQDQEICSVTADGAYDTRKCHDVIADRGAHAVIPPRKNAKPWKAITAGAVARNEALRASKYLGRALWRRWSGYHRRSRVETKMHCVKLLGQRLMARDFDRQVAELQVRIAVLNGYTALGIPVTEPVG encoded by the coding sequence ATGAGCAGACCTACACCCGCAACCTACAGGACCAGGAACTGGCCAGCATACAATGATGCGCTCAAGCGCCGGGGCTCACTGTCGATCTGGTTTGACCCCGACATGAGCTGGGATGCCGCGCCGTCAGGCAGGCGCGGCCGTCAGCAGAGCTACAGCGACGCCGCTATTCAGACGTGCCTTACGATGAAGGTTTTGTTCGGCATGGCGCTTCGGCAGACGACAGGCTTCGTCGAAAGCCTGTTGCGGTTGGTCGGCCTCGACTGGGCGGTGCCCGACTTCAGCACGCTGTCCCGCCGCCAGAAGACCCTAGCCGTCAACATCCCCTACCGTGGGTCGAAGGGTCCGCTCCACCTGTTGATCGATAGCACCGGGATCAAGGTCGAGGGCGAAGGCGAGTGGCACGTCCGCAAGCATGGTGGCCCCAAAAGGCGCGTCTGGCGCAAGATCCACTTGGGGATTGATGAGGAAACGCTGGAGGTTCGGGCCGTCGAAATCACAGGGAGCCACATCGGTGATGCGCCGGTGTTACCCGACCTTCTCGATCAAATCCCGCAGGACCAGGAAATCTGTAGCGTCACCGCCGATGGCGCCTACGACACGCGCAAATGCCACGATGTAATCGCTGACCGCGGTGCCCACGCTGTCATCCCGCCCCGCAAGAACGCGAAGCCCTGGAAGGCGATCACCGCCGGAGCCGTGGCGCGAAACGAAGCACTGCGAGCATCGAAATACCTCGGTCGTGCCCTCTGGCGACGATGGAGCGGATACCACCGCCGAAGCCGCGTCGAGACAAAGATGCATTGTGTGAAACTGCTGGGGCAGCGCCTCATGGCACGAGACTTTGACCGACAGGTCGCGGAGCTTCAGGTCCGTATCGCCGTTCTGAACGGGTACACCGCGCTCGGCATCCCTGTCACTGAGCCCGTGGGATAA
- a CDS encoding NarK family nitrate/nitrite MFS transporter, which produces MTSEKFNLLSFTGKMRILHLTWFAFFLTFVVWFNLAPMLQAIRTSLGLDQAQVTTLLVLNVALTIPARIVIGMLTDLYGPRRVYSGLLIACSIPCFVFAVADNFTQLALARFALGFIGAGFVIGIRMVSEWFPAEELGTAEGIYGGWGNFGSAAAAFTLPTIALWFGGENGWRWAIALTGLMSLVYGFIYYASVQDVPKGSKYFRPKNATAMEVTSKGDLMFLLVMKVPLYIALGALAWRLRNVAIFTTPTMYIVWFGLLLLYAYDSMLAVRANRRVLTEEVPAFQRYSFKQVAILNILYFATFGSELAVVSMLPLFFADTFGLSPVVAGMVASAYAFMNLMSRPGGGWISDRFGRKPTLLILTAGLAVGYAAMGIIGSAWPVWLAVVVAMACSFFVQAGEGAVFAVVPLIKRSLTGQIAGMTGAYGNVGAVIYLIVYSVVDASTFFFVIAGTAVLGFVALLFLEEPSGEIAEVDEDGTVTMINVGLKA; this is translated from the coding sequence ATGACCAGCGAGAAGTTCAACCTCCTCTCCTTCACCGGCAAGATGCGTATCCTGCACCTGACGTGGTTTGCCTTCTTTCTGACCTTCGTGGTGTGGTTCAACCTTGCACCAATGCTGCAGGCGATCCGCACCAGCCTCGGCCTTGACCAGGCGCAGGTGACGACGCTGCTGGTGCTGAACGTGGCGCTGACCATCCCGGCGCGCATCGTGATCGGCATGCTGACCGACCTCTATGGACCGCGGCGGGTCTACTCGGGGCTGCTCATCGCCTGTTCGATCCCCTGTTTCGTCTTTGCCGTGGCCGACAATTTCACCCAGCTGGCGCTGGCGCGCTTCGCGCTTGGCTTCATCGGGGCGGGCTTCGTCATCGGCATCCGCATGGTCTCGGAATGGTTCCCCGCGGAAGAGCTTGGCACCGCCGAGGGCATTTACGGCGGCTGGGGCAACTTTGGATCGGCGGCGGCGGCCTTCACCCTGCCAACCATCGCGCTCTGGTTTGGCGGCGAGAATGGCTGGCGGTGGGCGATCGCCCTCACCGGGCTGATGTCGCTGGTTTACGGCTTCATCTATTACGCCTCGGTGCAGGACGTGCCGAAGGGGTCCAAATACTTCCGTCCCAAGAACGCCACCGCGATGGAGGTTACCTCGAAGGGCGATCTGATGTTCCTTCTGGTGATGAAGGTGCCGCTCTACATTGCGCTCGGCGCTCTGGCCTGGCGCCTGCGCAACGTGGCGATCTTCACCACGCCCACCATGTATATCGTCTGGTTCGGGCTGCTGCTGCTCTATGCCTACGATTCCATGCTGGCAGTGCGCGCCAACCGCCGCGTGCTGACCGAGGAAGTACCTGCCTTCCAGCGCTACAGCTTCAAGCAGGTGGCAATCCTCAACATCCTCTATTTCGCCACCTTCGGATCGGAGCTTGCGGTGGTGTCCATGCTGCCGCTGTTCTTTGCCGACACATTCGGGCTGTCGCCGGTGGTGGCCGGCATGGTCGCCTCGGCCTATGCCTTCATGAACCTGATGTCGCGGCCCGGCGGCGGCTGGATTTCCGACCGCTTCGGGCGCAAGCCGACGCTGCTGATCCTCACCGCGGGTCTGGCGGTCGGCTATGCCGCAATGGGGATCATCGGCTCTGCCTGGCCGGTCTGGCTGGCGGTGGTGGTGGCCATGGCCTGCTCGTTCTTCGTGCAGGCGGGTGAAGGCGCGGTCTTTGCCGTCGTGCCGCTGATCAAGCGCTCGCTCACCGGGCAGATCGCCGGGATGACCGGCGCATACGGCAATGTGGGCGCGGTGATCTACCTGATCGTCTACTCAGTGGTCGATGCCTCGACCTTCTTCTTCGTCATCGCGGGGACCGCGGTACTTGGGTTCGTCGCGCTGCTGTTCCTCGAGGAACCCTCGGGCGAGATCGCCGAGGTTGACGAGGACGGCACCGTCACCATGATCAACGTGGGGCTCAAGGCCTGA
- a CDS encoding bifunctional protein-serine/threonine kinase/phosphatase: MKAVLGGWSSAGVKPRNDDAISGRIPESAWELHTKGAIACIADGISTGRNSDKAAQISVIQFARDYYSAPESWPVRDCAGRLLTALNTWFHAQNRSGSPEAEGQVTTFTAVIARSQTLHVVHIGDTRALRLRSGRLRCLTEDHSARFMGEHEALTRALGIENDIRVDYLSEQMQAGDLYLLTSDGLHAVLSEARMAELLAAGPLETQGDLEAAARGLCHAALDAGSDDNVSCMMLRVLDLPSESLTEAHSRLTAQVIPPRLAPGNRIDGWEVIEVLHASTRSNVYLVRRAGEDGRFVLKAPSKGLEDNLQYLDGFTLEQWVGRRIDNPQVMKIRPHEDSRFLYYVAEHVEGLTLRQWMDQHPTPSVAMILPLLGSLASALRAFHRMGMVHRDLKPENVILGADGRARIIDFGSVQVSGFRELSRGGVEDMPEGSLNYIAPEVLLGQEASPRSDLYALGVIAWEMLAGDVPVDLETRGKLPTRAEDWALPHISDKRPDLPEGAQAILARVLSVAPKGRPQAMSEFLAELQSLAKGHGAGRPEFVPLLQRGSVTFWRGWALASTVLALLLLVLLLGGS, encoded by the coding sequence ATGAAGGCCGTGCTCGGCGGATGGAGCAGCGCCGGGGTCAAGCCAAGGAATGACGACGCCATCTCCGGCAGGATCCCCGAAAGCGCGTGGGAGCTTCACACCAAGGGCGCGATCGCCTGCATCGCAGATGGTATCTCGACCGGGCGCAACTCGGACAAGGCGGCGCAGATCTCGGTGATCCAGTTCGCGCGAGACTACTACTCGGCACCGGAAAGCTGGCCGGTGCGCGACTGCGCCGGGCGTTTGCTGACCGCGCTCAACACGTGGTTCCACGCGCAGAACCGCAGCGGCTCGCCCGAGGCCGAGGGGCAGGTCACCACCTTTACCGCGGTGATCGCCCGCTCGCAGACCCTGCATGTGGTTCATATCGGCGATACCCGGGCGCTGCGCCTGCGCTCAGGGCGGCTGCGATGCCTGACCGAGGACCATTCGGCCCGCTTCATGGGCGAGCACGAAGCGCTGACCCGTGCACTGGGAATCGAGAATGATATCCGCGTCGACTACCTTTCGGAGCAGATGCAGGCGGGCGATCTTTACCTGCTGACCAGCGACGGCCTGCATGCAGTGCTGAGCGAGGCGCGTATGGCCGAGCTGCTGGCCGCAGGCCCGCTCGAAACTCAGGGGGATCTCGAAGCCGCAGCGCGCGGGCTTTGTCACGCGGCGCTGGACGCGGGAAGCGACGACAACGTCAGTTGCATGATGCTCCGGGTGTTGGACCTGCCGTCCGAGAGCTTGACCGAGGCACACAGCCGCCTGACCGCTCAGGTCATCCCGCCACGTCTGGCGCCGGGCAACCGCATCGACGGCTGGGAGGTGATCGAGGTCCTGCATGCCTCGACCCGCAGCAATGTCTACCTTGTGCGCCGCGCGGGTGAGGATGGGCGCTTTGTGCTCAAGGCACCGTCAAAGGGGCTTGAGGACAACCTGCAGTACCTCGACGGTTTCACACTCGAGCAATGGGTGGGGCGGCGGATCGACAATCCGCAGGTGATGAAGATCCGCCCGCATGAGGACAGCCGGTTCCTCTACTACGTCGCAGAGCATGTGGAAGGACTAACCCTGCGCCAGTGGATGGACCAGCACCCCACGCCAAGCGTCGCCATGATCCTGCCGCTGCTCGGATCGCTCGCCTCCGCGCTGCGCGCCTTCCATCGCATGGGCATGGTGCATCGCGATCTGAAGCCCGAGAACGTCATCCTCGGTGCCGATGGGCGCGCGAGGATCATCGACTTTGGGTCGGTACAGGTCTCGGGATTTCGCGAGCTCTCCCGCGGCGGCGTCGAGGACATGCCCGAAGGCTCGCTCAACTATATTGCCCCCGAAGTGCTGCTCGGACAGGAGGCCTCGCCGAGGTCCGATCTCTATGCATTGGGGGTGATCGCATGGGAGATGCTGGCAGGCGACGTTCCGGTTGATCTCGAGACACGCGGCAAGCTGCCGACGCGCGCCGAGGACTGGGCCCTGCCGCACATCTCGGACAAGCGGCCCGACCTGCCCGAAGGCGCGCAAGCCATTCTAGCGCGTGTCCTGTCTGTCGCCCCCAAGGGGCGGCCTCAGGCCATGTCGGAGTTTCTTGCCGAACTGCAGTCTCTGGCCAAGGGCCATGGGGCCGGACGACCCGAGTTCGTGCCATTGCTGCAGCGGGGATCGGTCACCTTCTGGCGGGGCTGGGCGCTTGCCAGCACCGTGCTGGCGCTGCTGCTTCTGGTGTTGCTACTCGGCGGCTCTTGA
- a CDS encoding nitrate reductase, giving the protein MGAEVRSTCPYCGVGCGVLLSADGSGGLAVRGDPAHPTNRGRLCSKGSALGETVGLEERLLAPQVHGSTATWKDALNLVATRFRKTIETHGSDSVAFYVSGQMLTEDYYVANKLMKGFIGSANIDTNSRLCMASTVAGHRRAFGTDTVPGVYDDLEEADLIVLVGSNLAWCHPILYQRIMAAREKRALRLVVIDPRRTASCEGADLHLALEPGSDVALFNALLAEVARRGAVDRDYVSAHVEGFDAALKAAQGSDPAFTGLSRETLRDFCDLWIGTEKVVTIFSQGVNQSSSGSDKVNAILNCHLATGRIGKPGMGPFSVTGQPNAMGGREVGGLANMLACHLDIENVDHRDAVRGFWNAPAMPEAPGLKAVEMFRAVADGRIKALWLIHSNPAVTLPDADTVQDAIASCPFVVVSDITAATDTARQANVLLPATAWAEKSGTVTNSDRTISRQRAALAPPGAARPDWAILAEVAQRMGFAEGFNWDNEAEIFAEYAALSGLARTFGKDFDISNRAKLSSSDYDSMPPFRWPDGPAKSGGRFFEDGGFYHPDGKARMLALAPRAPAAALTPEHPFRLNTGRLRDQWHTMTRTALSPRLSAHLPEPFVDMHPDDAARLGLAPADLLRLESPQGSAILRLRITRDVQPGHLFAPMHWTGETAPSARIDALIASVTDPVSGQPESKAAAVSAARFEAAWYGFAIATARPRPECAYWALARTDRGFRAELAGTEEIADAEDFARALFGLPDAALQMSKDMAKGRTRLAFMDGEILLAALYLDHKPVRLMRDFLAGLPGTETPWALAGTARGDMPDPGPVVCSCYAVGRNTILRAIGAEGLQSVEAIGASLSAGTNCGSCKAELAALLQQGVSRAAE; this is encoded by the coding sequence ATGGGCGCCGAGGTCCGCTCGACATGCCCCTACTGCGGTGTGGGATGCGGCGTCCTGCTGTCCGCCGATGGCAGCGGCGGCCTTGCCGTGCGCGGCGATCCCGCCCATCCCACCAACCGCGGGCGGCTTTGCTCCAAGGGCTCGGCGCTTGGCGAAACCGTCGGACTGGAGGAGCGCCTCCTCGCCCCACAGGTCCACGGCAGCACCGCCACTTGGAAGGATGCGCTCAACCTTGTCGCGACCAGATTTCGTAAGACCATAGAGACCCACGGGTCGGACAGCGTTGCCTTTTACGTTTCGGGCCAGATGCTGACCGAGGACTACTACGTCGCCAACAAGCTGATGAAGGGGTTCATCGGCTCGGCCAATATCGACACCAACTCGCGGCTCTGCATGGCCTCGACCGTTGCGGGCCACAGACGGGCCTTCGGTACCGACACGGTTCCGGGGGTCTACGATGACCTCGAGGAGGCCGATCTCATCGTGCTGGTGGGGAGCAACCTCGCCTGGTGCCACCCGATCCTCTACCAGAGGATCATGGCAGCGCGCGAAAAGCGCGCACTCCGCCTTGTCGTCATCGATCCACGACGCACCGCCAGCTGCGAGGGTGCGGACCTTCACCTTGCACTCGAGCCCGGCTCGGACGTGGCGCTGTTCAACGCGCTGCTGGCCGAGGTCGCGCGGCGCGGTGCCGTGGATCGCGACTATGTCAGCGCGCATGTCGAGGGGTTCGACGCGGCCCTGAAAGCGGCGCAGGGCAGCGATCCGGCTTTCACCGGGCTCTCGCGAGAGACGCTGCGCGACTTCTGCGACCTCTGGATCGGGACCGAGAAGGTCGTCACCATCTTCTCGCAGGGCGTGAACCAGTCGAGCTCGGGCAGTGACAAGGTGAACGCCATCCTCAACTGCCACCTCGCGACCGGCAGGATCGGCAAGCCCGGGATGGGACCGTTTTCGGTCACCGGCCAGCCCAACGCCATGGGAGGGCGCGAGGTCGGGGGGCTCGCCAACATGCTGGCCTGCCATCTGGACATCGAGAACGTGGACCATCGCGACGCGGTGCGCGGCTTTTGGAACGCCCCGGCGATGCCCGAGGCACCGGGGCTCAAGGCAGTCGAGATGTTTCGCGCCGTCGCGGATGGGCGCATCAAGGCGCTGTGGCTCATCCACTCTAACCCCGCCGTCACCTTGCCCGACGCCGACACGGTGCAGGACGCGATCGCCAGTTGCCCCTTCGTCGTGGTCAGCGACATCACTGCCGCCACCGACACCGCGCGGCAGGCCAACGTGCTGCTGCCGGCCACCGCCTGGGCCGAGAAGAGCGGAACAGTCACCAACTCCGACCGCACGATCTCGCGGCAGCGGGCCGCACTCGCACCCCCGGGAGCGGCACGGCCGGACTGGGCGATCCTTGCGGAGGTGGCGCAACGGATGGGGTTTGCGGAAGGCTTTAACTGGGACAACGAGGCCGAAATATTCGCAGAATACGCCGCGCTTTCGGGCCTCGCCAGGACGTTCGGCAAGGACTTCGACATTTCGAACCGCGCGAAGCTTTCCAGCTCTGACTATGACAGCATGCCGCCGTTCCGTTGGCCCGACGGTCCGGCAAAGAGCGGCGGCAGGTTCTTCGAAGACGGCGGCTTCTACCATCCGGACGGCAAGGCACGGATGCTTGCGCTCGCCCCGCGCGCGCCCGCAGCGGCCCTCACACCGGAACATCCGTTCCGCCTCAACACCGGGCGGCTGCGCGACCAGTGGCACACCATGACCCGAACGGCGCTCTCGCCTCGGCTCTCAGCTCATCTTCCCGAACCCTTCGTCGACATGCACCCGGACGATGCCGCGCGTCTGGGGCTTGCGCCTGCCGATCTGCTGCGGCTGGAGAGCCCACAGGGCAGCGCCATCCTTCGCCTGCGGATCACGCGCGACGTGCAGCCGGGGCATCTGTTCGCGCCGATGCACTGGACTGGAGAGACAGCCCCCTCAGCCCGCATCGACGCGCTCATTGCGTCGGTGACGGACCCCGTCTCCGGCCAGCCCGAAAGCAAGGCCGCGGCGGTCTCCGCCGCTCGGTTCGAGGCTGCGTGGTACGGGTTTGCCATCGCCACCGCGCGGCCCCGCCCGGAGTGCGCCTATTGGGCTCTGGCCCGGACCGACCGGGGCTTTCGCGCCGAACTTGCGGGGACCGAAGAGATCGCGGACGCGGAAGATTTCGCGCGCGCGCTCTTCGGGCTGCCCGATGCTGCGCTGCAGATGAGCAAGGACATGGCGAAGGGCCGTACGCGTCTTGCTTTCATGGACGGGGAAATCCTGCTCGCGGCGCTCTATCTCGATCATAAGCCGGTGCGGCTGATGCGCGATTTTCTTGCCGGGTTGCCGGGGACCGAGACCCCATGGGCCCTTGCAGGGACAGCGCGGGGAGACATGCCCGATCCTGGCCCGGTGGTCTGCTCCTGCTACGCGGTCGGGCGCAACACCATCTTGCGGGCCATCGGGGCCGAAGGTCTGCAGAGCGTCGAGGCGATCGGCGCCAGCCTCTCGGCGGGGACAAACTGCGGATCATGCAAGGCGGAACTGGCGGCGCTGCTGCAGCAAGGGGTGTCAAGAGCCGCCGAGTAG
- the nirD gene encoding nitrite reductase small subunit NirD translates to MNWIDVGALDEIPLRGARVVKTRSGCVAIFRTAEDELFATSNTCAHKGGPLAEGMVHGRNITCPLHNWVYSLETGEAQGADDGRIPTYPVKTEGGRILLDGDAVAARAA, encoded by the coding sequence ATGAACTGGATCGACGTGGGCGCGCTTGACGAAATTCCCCTGCGCGGGGCGCGCGTGGTGAAGACACGATCAGGTTGCGTCGCGATCTTCCGCACCGCCGAGGACGAGCTTTTCGCCACCTCCAACACCTGCGCACACAAGGGGGGGCCGCTGGCCGAGGGCATGGTTCATGGACGCAACATCACCTGCCCGCTGCACAATTGGGTCTATTCTCTCGAGACCGGCGAGGCACAGGGAGCCGACGACGGCCGCATCCCCACCTACCCGGTGAAGACCGAGGGTGGGCGTATCCTTCTCGACGGGGACGCCGTCGCCGCACGCGCCGCCTGA
- the nirB gene encoding nitrite reductase large subunit NirB, with product MQKLVVIGAGMASGRMLEHLLDAAPDAFEVTLFNAEPRGNYNRIMLSPVLSGEKTFEEIVTHDDAWYAANSVITRFGESVTAIDTARKIVSSEKGEIPYDKLVIATGSAPFIIPLPGHDLPGVVAYRDLEDTNAMIEASARPGAHAVIIGGGLLGLEAAAGLRLRGMEVTVLHISGHLMERQLDETAGYLLQKDLEKRGIRVITRANTKSIEGSGKVERVLLDDGTELKADIVCMAAGIRPAVALGHAAGLDMGRAIKVDAQMRTSDPDIFAVGECVEFAGNLFGLVAPLYDQAKVLAKTLLDEDDTFVARELSTKLKVTGCDLFSAGDFVEGPTREDIVFRDPARGIYKRLVIEEDRLIGAVMYGDTADSNWFFGLIKDGTDIEEMRETLIFGPAFQGGGGAAADPLAAVAALPADAEICGCNGVCKGDILKAVEGGAHSLEAVRAQTKASASCGTCAGLVEQVLAVSLGDSFEMPSAKPICACCDLTHEDVRVLIKTKELKSQPAVWQELGWKTPNGCHVCRPAVNFYLLADWPLEYRDDPQSRLVNERNHANIQKDGTYSVMPRMWGGMTTPDELIAIAEAARKYDAAVKVTGGQRIDLLGIKKEDLPAIWADLNDAGMVSGHAYTKGLRTVKTCVGSDWCRFGTQDSTGLGIKLEKRLWGSWTPHKVKLGVSGCPRNCAEATCKDVGIICVDSGYQVGVAGAAGMDVKETERLVDVASEEEAIEWTVAFVQLYREHAKYLDRPYKWVAKVGLDWVKDVLADESRRKSLVERFDLSQTVYQKDPWAERAAPAEARKFQPLADFTQEAAE from the coding sequence ATGCAGAAACTTGTCGTGATTGGTGCGGGCATGGCCTCTGGCCGGATGCTGGAGCACCTTCTGGACGCGGCGCCCGACGCTTTCGAGGTCACGCTGTTCAACGCCGAGCCACGCGGGAACTACAACCGCATCATGCTCTCGCCTGTGCTGTCGGGCGAGAAGACCTTCGAAGAAATCGTCACCCACGACGATGCGTGGTACGCCGCCAACAGCGTCATCACCCGCTTCGGAGAGAGCGTCACCGCCATCGACACCGCACGCAAGATCGTCAGCTCCGAGAAAGGCGAAATTCCCTACGACAAGCTTGTGATCGCGACGGGCTCGGCCCCGTTCATTATCCCGCTGCCGGGCCATGATCTGCCGGGGGTCGTCGCCTATCGCGACCTTGAGGACACCAACGCGATGATCGAGGCTTCCGCCCGTCCCGGCGCGCATGCGGTGATCATTGGAGGCGGCTTGCTGGGCCTCGAGGCCGCAGCCGGACTGCGGCTGCGGGGGATGGAGGTGACGGTGCTTCATATCTCCGGGCATCTGATGGAGCGGCAACTCGACGAGACCGCGGGCTACCTTTTGCAGAAGGATCTGGAAAAGCGCGGAATCCGGGTGATCACCCGGGCGAACACCAAGTCGATCGAAGGATCGGGCAAGGTGGAGCGCGTCTTGCTCGATGACGGAACGGAGCTGAAGGCGGACATTGTCTGTATGGCCGCGGGCATCCGGCCAGCGGTGGCGCTCGGCCATGCGGCGGGGCTCGACATGGGGCGCGCGATCAAAGTTGATGCGCAAATGCGGACCTCGGATCCGGACATATTCGCCGTGGGTGAGTGCGTCGAGTTCGCAGGCAATCTCTTTGGTCTCGTCGCCCCGCTCTACGATCAAGCCAAGGTTCTGGCGAAAACCCTGCTGGACGAGGATGACACCTTCGTGGCGCGCGAGCTGTCCACGAAGCTCAAGGTCACCGGCTGTGACCTCTTCTCGGCCGGTGATTTCGTCGAGGGCCCCACGCGGGAGGATATCGTCTTCCGCGACCCGGCGCGCGGCATCTACAAGCGGTTGGTGATCGAGGAGGACCGGCTGATCGGCGCGGTCATGTACGGTGACACCGCCGACAGCAATTGGTTCTTCGGGCTGATCAAGGATGGCACCGACATCGAGGAAATGCGCGAGACGCTCATCTTCGGCCCTGCGTTTCAGGGGGGTGGCGGTGCCGCCGCGGACCCTCTGGCAGCCGTTGCAGCATTGCCGGCTGATGCCGAGATCTGTGGCTGCAACGGCGTGTGCAAGGGCGATATCCTCAAGGCCGTCGAAGGGGGCGCGCATTCTCTCGAGGCCGTGCGTGCGCAGACGAAGGCCTCGGCCTCCTGCGGAACCTGCGCGGGACTTGTCGAGCAGGTGCTCGCGGTCTCACTGGGCGACAGCTTCGAGATGCCGTCCGCCAAACCGATCTGCGCGTGCTGCGATCTCACCCATGAGGACGTGCGGGTGCTGATCAAGACCAAGGAGCTGAAGTCGCAGCCTGCGGTCTGGCAGGAACTCGGCTGGAAGACCCCGAATGGCTGTCACGTCTGCCGACCCGCGGTGAACTTCTACCTGCTCGCCGACTGGCCTTTGGAGTATCGCGATGATCCCCAGTCGCGCCTTGTGAACGAGCGCAACCACGCCAACATCCAGAAAGACGGCACCTACTCCGTGATGCCCCGCATGTGGGGCGGCATGACCACGCCGGACGAGCTGATCGCCATCGCCGAGGCGGCGCGCAAATACGATGCCGCCGTGAAGGTGACAGGCGGCCAGCGCATCGACCTCTTAGGCATCAAGAAAGAAGATCTTCCCGCCATCTGGGCCGATCTCAACGATGCTGGAATGGTGTCGGGGCACGCTTACACCAAGGGCCTGCGCACGGTGAAGACCTGCGTCGGCTCGGATTGGTGCCGCTTCGGAACTCAGGACAGCACCGGGCTCGGGATCAAGCTCGAAAAGCGGCTCTGGGGTTCGTGGACGCCGCATAAGGTCAAGCTTGGCGTCTCTGGCTGTCCGCGCAACTGCGCCGAGGCCACCTGCAAGGACGTGGGCATCATCTGCGTCGACAGTGGCTATCAGGTCGGGGTCGCCGGGGCTGCGGGCATGGATGTGAAGGAGACCGAGCGGCTGGTCGACGTGGCCAGCGAGGAGGAGGCGATTGAATGGACTGTCGCCTTCGTGCAGCTCTACCGCGAGCACGCCAAGTACCTCGATCGTCCCTACAAATGGGTCGCCAAGGTTGGGCTCGACTGGGTCAAGGATGTGCTTGCCGATGAAAGCCGGCGGAAGTCGCTGGTGGAGCGTTTCGACCTTTCGCAGACGGTCTACCAGAAGGACCCCTGGGCGGAACGCGCGGCGCCCGCCGAGGCCCGCAAGTTCCAGCCGCTGGCGGATTTCACGCAGGAGGCCGCGGAATGA
- a CDS encoding GAF domain-containing protein → MDDLLEAPTNTFIRIAEVWVPEGDRLVLATGTYDGLEGFGAASARATFAKGEGLPGKAWAEARPIVLRTLDDSTFHRAKAAAASGLTAAVAIPVFAEDVLLAILVVLFADAEHVGAIEVWEDSANSLVLSDGYYGTAEEFERVSKATTFGHGQGLPGGVWASETPILMRDLGASYGFLRAESAGKAGLKTGLGLPIPTPGDKTYVLTLLSAPGTPIAHRFEIWDARAERVGPEKKALRIDGLCEREGFLAPKENPPLDALSVTAWQGPIGRVLGSGLPHVQVGGAGLPAGYTQMVALPIHHENGLAYVVAWYL, encoded by the coding sequence ATGGACGATCTCTTGGAAGCACCTACCAATACATTCATTCGCATCGCCGAAGTCTGGGTGCCGGAAGGCGACAGGCTGGTGCTTGCGACGGGCACATATGACGGGCTGGAAGGCTTCGGCGCGGCGTCCGCGCGCGCTACCTTCGCCAAGGGAGAGGGTCTGCCCGGAAAAGCCTGGGCCGAAGCGCGGCCAATTGTTCTGCGCACTTTGGACGACTCGACCTTTCACCGCGCCAAGGCCGCCGCTGCCTCCGGTCTGACAGCGGCTGTCGCGATCCCGGTCTTCGCGGAAGATGTCCTGCTGGCCATCTTGGTCGTGCTCTTTGCCGATGCCGAGCATGTGGGGGCGATCGAGGTGTGGGAGGACAGCGCCAACAGTCTCGTTCTGAGCGATGGCTACTATGGCACTGCAGAGGAGTTCGAGCGGGTATCGAAGGCCACGACCTTCGGGCACGGACAGGGTCTGCCGGGTGGCGTCTGGGCCTCTGAAACCCCCATTCTCATGCGCGACCTCGGAGCGTCTTATGGCTTTCTGCGCGCCGAAAGTGCGGGCAAGGCCGGGCTCAAGACCGGGCTCGGGCTGCCGATCCCGACGCCGGGCGACAAGACCTACGTGCTCACGCTGCTTTCGGCGCCTGGCACGCCGATCGCGCATCGCTTCGAGATCTGGGATGCGCGAGCCGAGAGGGTTGGCCCGGAAAAAAAGGCCCTGAGGATCGACGGGCTCTGCGAGCGCGAAGGGTTCTTGGCACCCAAGGAGAACCCGCCGCTCGATGCCCTTTCCGTCACCGCGTGGCAGGGGCCCATCGGTCGGGTTCTGGGCTCCGGCCTGCCGCATGTGCAGGTCGGCGGCGCCGGTTTGCCGGCGGGCTATACCCAGATGGTTGCCCTTCCGATCCACCACGAAAACGGGCTGGCCTATGTGGTCGCCTGGTATCTCTGA